CGGCGTTTTCCGTGAAAAGGTACCTCCAGGCGTTCTCAGAAAAGTCCTCATCCAGTCCGCATTCGGCAAAGAGCCGCGTTGCGGCGCCGGTCAGCGCGGCGGCAAAATTGCTGCAGAAGACGGCGGCGGCGTGATATTTGGCCTTCTGCTCCGGCTCTATCCGCCGTACGCGGTTCCCAATCAGCGACAGCAGCCGGCCGATGGACGGATGTTCACCGGCTCCCTCGAGCGTAAAACATACCTCGTCCATCTTTTCAAAATTTTCCGTGACCGCGCAGAGCGGGTGCAGCGAATAACCGCAGGCCCCCGCAGCCTCGATCCCGGCGAATATTCGCGAACTGTGCAGCCCGCTGCAATGACAGACGGCCTTTCCCTCCAGCGGGAAAGCTCTCAACCCCTCCCATACCGCCGCGAGCGCGTCGTCGGGAACGGTGAGAAAGATAACGCCGCCGCGCCCGGCGACCTCAGCCAACGACAGCGCCGCCGTACCGGTCCACCGCGCGGCCGCCGCGGCGCTCTCTTCACGGCGGCTGCTATAACCGCAAACCGGGAGGCCGCGCCGCATAAAATAGCGGCCCAGCGCGCGGCCGACCTTACCCGCACCGACAAACCCCACAGAAAAATGTTCCGCCACGTTTAACACCTCAAAAAGCTTGACTTAATGACATGCGTGTCATAAAATGGGTTATATCATTAAATGACATGCGTGTCAATAAATTTATGCAGGAGGCCGATCATGGCAAGGACACCAAACGAAGAACGCCGGCGGCTTAAACTTGAAACGATCCTTGAGTGCGCGTGCGCCGTCTTTTGCCGTAAAGGATTCAACAGTGTAACGATGAAGGACATCGTCGACGAATGCGGGATCAGCAGAGGCGGCATCTATCTCTACTATCATTCGGTCGAGGAGGTCTTCGTCGCCGCCGCCAAATATCATACGAAACGCAAATACGACGGCATCTGCAAGCTGGTTGGCACGGGCATCCCCTTCGGCGAATTGCTTGATTCCTACTTTGCGACACAGAAAGAGCGCTTCCTGCACATGGAGAACAGCATCCTGCTGGCTACCTACGAATACTTCTTTACACATCGCGGGCCGGAGGACAGGGCCTTGCAGCAGTCGCTTGTCAGCAGCCTGCACGACACGATCGCCGAGATATTGAACCTCGGCGCGAGACAGGGAGTTCTGGCGGACAAAGGCCTGCCGGAGCTCACGGAGAATTTTCTATTTGTATTTGAGGGGATGAGCGTGCTCGCGCTGCTCGGAGGCATCAGCGAAGAGCGGATCGACAGACAGCTCGCGCTGATGAGGTCGCAGCTGCCTTTGAAATGAATCCCGATCTTGAATATTCAAAACGGTCATGATAATGCGAAATTACCGTCTTGGGCGGTTATCTCCTTGAGGCTCGACGCCCAAGGCAAATGCGCAAAAAGAGACTACCGGAAATACCGTATCTCCGGATAGCCTCTTAAAAACCGCCGCTCTGTTTATTGCCGCGCCGCGTCAGATTGACGGCAAAAACGAAACTTAGGACGCCAGCTCCGAGATCCGTTTGTTGATCGTAACAAACTTTGCCACGACGCAGAAAACACGCATGGCTTCTTCCAATACCGCAAGCGACGCCGCGGAGGGAGCGATACGGAGATAAGTGTCATCCGGGTCCTTGCCATATGGGTGTGTGGCTCCGGCGGTGGTGACAGTTACGCCGTTTTCTTTGCAGGTTTCAAATATTTTTTTCGCGCAGCCCGCGGGAGCACGGTACATCACAAAATAACCGCCGTCAGGACGTATGCAGTCCCCCGCCCCGACAGGGACAAGCTCTTTTTCAATGGCGTTGATGACGATGTCAAAACGCGGGCGCAATATGGCGGCGTGCTTGGCCATTATGCGCATGATATTTTCTTTATTTTTCAGGAAACGCGCGTGGCGAAGCATATTTACCTTGTCCCACCCGGTCCACATGGCGCTCATTCCCTTTATTACATGCTGGATGTTCTCTTTTGAAGCGGCAAAAAGGGCGACTCCGCCGCCGGGAAAGGTCATCTTTGAAGTTGAGCCGAACATATATACCCGGTTCGGATTACCGGCTTTTTTGCATTCATCGAGAATATTGATTATTTCGACCATCTTATATACGTAGTGTACGGCATAGGCGTTATCATAGAAGAGCCGGAAATCACCGGCCGCTGTCTTCATATTCGCCAGGCGTCTGATAGTCTCGTCAGAATATGAGATCCCTGACGGATTTGAATACTTGGGCACGCACCACATGCCTTTTATCGTTTCATCCTTAGCGGCCAGGTCTTCCACTATATCCATGTCCGGCCCATTCTCTCCAAGAGGGACGGGGAT
The window above is part of the Cloacibacillus evryensis DSM 19522 genome. Proteins encoded here:
- a CDS encoding Rossmann-like and DUF2520 domain-containing protein — translated: MAEHFSVGFVGAGKVGRALGRYFMRRGLPVCGYSSRREESAAAAARWTGTAALSLAEVAGRGGVIFLTVPDDALAAVWEGLRAFPLEGKAVCHCSGLHSSRIFAGIEAAGACGYSLHPLCAVTENFEKMDEVCFTLEGAGEHPSIGRLLSLIGNRVRRIEPEQKAKYHAAAVFCSNFAAALTGAATRLFAECGLDEDFSENAWRYLFTENAANVGRLGPVRALTGPIERGDCETVRRHLEALDGRTAELYRLLSRETLALAHKKNPKRDYTKMKEVLRA
- a CDS encoding aminotransferase class I/II-fold pyridoxal phosphate-dependent enzyme, encoding MKPYKDMDLAELRAEQAKLEEILKAYKERDLNLLIARGIPSAEQVEVSNEMLDTLTSQTVNISSDGVDCRNYGGDMTGIVEAKTLFSEYLGVEMDEIMVAGNSSMGIIGEILAHSMRKGVLGGSKPWSAYPKIKFLCPVPGYDRHFGFCEYFDIEMIPVPLGENGPDMDIVEDLAAKDETIKGMWCVPKYSNPSGISYSDETIRRLANMKTAAGDFRLFYDNAYAVHYVYKMVEIINILDECKKAGNPNRVYMFGSTSKMTFPGGGVALFAASKENIQHVIKGMSAMWTGWDKVNMLRHARFLKNKENIMRIMAKHAAILRPRFDIVINAIEKELVPVGAGDCIRPDGGYFVMYRAPAGCAKKIFETCKENGVTVTTAGATHPYGKDPDDTYLRIAPSAASLAVLEEAMRVFCVVAKFVTINKRISELAS
- a CDS encoding TetR/AcrR family transcriptional regulator, which encodes MARTPNEERRRLKLETILECACAVFCRKGFNSVTMKDIVDECGISRGGIYLYYHSVEEVFVAAAKYHTKRKYDGICKLVGTGIPFGELLDSYFATQKERFLHMENSILLATYEYFFTHRGPEDRALQQSLVSSLHDTIAEILNLGARQGVLADKGLPELTENFLFVFEGMSVLALLGGISEERIDRQLALMRSQLPLK